The following coding sequences lie in one Fundulus heteroclitus isolate FHET01 chromosome 20, MU-UCD_Fhet_4.1, whole genome shotgun sequence genomic window:
- the LOC118567277 gene encoding uncharacterized protein LOC118567277: MAWERLELTYGSAEAIENALFKRIDSFPKIINRDGPKLTKLGDLLMELQAAKAEGDLPGLAFLDTARGVNPIVQKLPSRLQDKWVIAGAAYKSQNKVNYPPFGFFVDFVSQQARIANDSSFSFIGNPDTAPRTEKTAWKPNRQREVSVHKTEVSPRATSDTGEPPTKSDDSDKLCLLHKKPHPLPKNCRLNVQCLECKSDRHNTALHPGPAPWQQEAGPASEHGGEEDAASSQSQITNKCTKVCGGELTDRSCSKICLIKVFPTGHREKAVKLYAIMDEQSNRSLVDSQFFDMFNDQSPSAPYTLRTCAGVKQSAGRRASGYEVESLDGTVRVPLPSLIECNDIPNNREEIPTPEVALHHDHLSAQYDGISLNNVLLTGPDLNNTLQGVLIRFRREAIAITADIEQMFYCFRVREKDRNFLRFLWFQNNDLSKAIVDYRMNVHVFGNSPSPAVAIHGLHKSVQGNEFHVDPDVQHFVLHDFYVDDGLKSLPTVQAAISLLKRTQDVLSKSNLRLHKIAANNNEVMDAFPSSDHASDLKDLDLDADELPLQRSLGLDWNLKTDCFLFNVSSAAKPYTRQGYPARAHGGER; this comes from the exons ATGGCATGGGAAAGGCTCGAGCTAACATATGGCTCAGCTGAAGCAATAGAAAATGCTCTGTTCAAACGCATTGACAGttttccaaaaataataaaccGAGATGGACCTAAGCTGACAAAGCTGGGTGATCTACTGATGGAACTGCAGGCCGCCAAGGCTGAAGGAGACTTACCAGGCCTGGCTTTCCTTGACACGGCGAGAGGCGTCAACCCAATTGTACAGAAACTCCCGTCTCGTCTCCAGGACAAGTGGGTGATAGCTGGTGCAGCCTACAAGAGTCAAAACAAGGTAAACTATCCTCCCTTTGGTTTCTTTGTCGATTTTGTCAGCCAGCAGGCTCGCATTGCAAATGATTCAAGCTTCAGCTTCATCGGCAATCCAGACACGGCCCcgaggacagagaagacagcATGGAAGCCAAACAGACAGCGGGAAGTCTCCGTCCACAAGACAGAGGTGTCACCCAGAGCCACGTCTGACACGGGTGAGCCTCCAACAAAATCCGACGACAGCGACAAACTGTGTCTGTTGCATAAAAAGCCCCATCCTCTCC CAAAGAACTGCAGACTCAATGTCCAGTGTTTGGAATGTAAGAGCGATAGGCACAACACAGCGCTTCACCCCGGGCCCGCACCCTGGCAGCAGGAGGCTGGCCCTGCTTCTGAGCACGGCGGGGAGGAAGATGCAGCTTCATCGCAGTCTCAGATCACCAACAAATGCACAAAAGTCTGCGGAGGCGAACTCACAGACCGCTCCTGCTCAAAAATATGCCTCATCAAAGTGTTCCCAACTGGCCACAGAGAAAAAGCTGTGAAATTGTATGCGATCATGGACGAGCAGAGCAACAGGTCGCTGGTTGACTCACAGTTCTTCGACATGTTCAACGACCAAAGTCCAAGCGCACCGTACACACTGAGAACATGTGCTGGAGTGAAGCAATCAGCAGGTAGGAGGGCCAGTGGCTATGAAGTGGAGTCTCTGGATGGAACTGTTCGCGTCCCGTTGCCAAGCCTCATAGAATGTAACGACATACCGAACAACAGAGAAGAGATTCCAACCCCTGAAGTAGCTCTTCATCATGATCATCTAAG TGCCCAATACGACGGCATATCACTCAACAACGTGCTGTTAACGGGACCTGACCTGAATAACACACTTCAGGGAGTGCTGATCCGGTTCAGAAGAGAGGCCATCGCCATCACAGCCGACATAGAGCAGATGTTCTATTGCTTCCGGGTAAGAGAAAAAGACCGTAACTTCTTGCGTTTTCTCTGGTTCCAGAACAACGACCTCTCCAAAGCCATCGTGGATTACCGCATGAACGTCCACGTTTTCGGCAACAGCCCTTCACCTGCAGTGGCTATTCACGGTCTACACAAGTCGGTCCAAGGCAACGAGTTCCATGTCGACCCAGATGTGCAGCACTTCGTGTTGCACGACTTCTATGTCGATGATGGACTGAAGTCCCTACCCACGGTTCAAGCTGCTATCAGCCTGCTAAAAAGGACACAGGATGTGCTCTCCAAGTCAAATCTGAGACTTCACAAGATTGCAGCGAACAACAACGAGGTCATGGACGCCTTTCCATCCAGTGACCACGCGAGTGACCTCAAAGACCTTGACCTCGACGCAGACGAGCTGCCATTGCAGCGCAGCCTCGGGCTTGACTGGAATCTCAAGACAGACTGCTTCCTTTTTAATGTCTCCAGTGCAGCCAAGCCCTACACCCG GCAAGGCTATCCTGCGAGAGCTCACGGCGGAGAACGGTGA